The Hevea brasiliensis isolate MT/VB/25A 57/8 chromosome 9, ASM3005281v1, whole genome shotgun sequence nucleotide sequence TGCAAAGCCTTAAAAAAGATTTTTCATTTTTGATATGCCTGTGCATATAAACACGGTTAATACATGAGAAAAGCtctttattgaatgcaatgtttAGCATTCAAAGATCTAATGATTAATGTAACTAAAAAACTAGGACACagtcaaatcaaaataaaaaccACATTCCTACTAAGTTGCATAAGATAGCATAATGTGTATGATTATAATCGACTATAGAACCCTTCTGTGTTGCATGTGAAAACTTTCCTATATGTAGGTTTGTTGCAACAGGAAACCCAACGTTGCCGCCCCatcattattttaatatgttCCACATACATTCATTCCCCAGGAAATAGAGAAATAGAAACAGAGACAACAAGGTGATGTGGGtagtaaaatcaaagaaaacaaatGGAAGTGATGTTTATCCGCATAACAGGTACTGCACATCTTGATCAGAAAAAGGGTTCCCAGATCCACTCTCACTTAGGTCCatactttaattttatatttcatcCCAAAAGCATGGACCAGGAAAGTTAAAATTTATTCTAGTAAATAAGCTCAGAGAGCCATTTCGTCATCTAATTCGTCCTCTTCATTCCAATCATACTCAACAACTACACCTTCTCCCCGCAGCAAGTGCAAGATCTGCTCTAGATCTCTCGCAGGCCCCTCAAAATATGCATTAGGACCTGGACAGGATCCATTTTCAGCTAAGAGTGGTGGTGTGTAGCTCGATGCTTTTAAGACAAACTTTCCAGAGGGTTCTAGAATTTCAACACTAAATGGAGGTGATAATGGTCGGCCCACAACTTGAACGTGAGAGACACTGCAATATGACAAAAAAGCACATCAAAAGCAGAAATCACATATGATGGACAACAAAAGTTCTGCAAAAATGCAATGTACAGGATGATTATTGCACTATCATAAGATTAAAATTTTTCAGAAATTCTAATGCAGGCTGTTTATGAGAAGGAGGGAGGCACCAAATCATGTaggcaaatttaaattttaaaaaaaaaaaaaaaccccaatTTGCAAATAATGTTGTTAAGTCCGAGTTCATTCTTCATTGGTGCATTCCTGTTCCAGAGTTCATTTTTCATGGAAAGAGATTGAACCTAAACAAATGAAATAGTTTTAATAATTTCTCTCATTCTCACAACATACAACAGGCTGACTTGGCACACAGGCCATGAAAATCCATGCATGTCACTGAAAGATAGAAGCCAATAAGACACCATTTAGGTGTAAGGCTTGGCACCAAGACAAATAAGCAAAACAAAGACCATCATTGTTAATGTGATCAAGGATCCAATTATGGAGCCTATGAATATCAGAAAGCCAAACCAGACCAAGAAAGTGGAGCGCAGAGAACCAACCATATATAGAATAAACCATCCATTTCTTGTTTCTGAACCCTACCCAACAGCTCAACTTGTAGAATTCCACCTATGCAAAGAACAGGCTCTGGAAGCTCAAACTTCTGCAAGCGATTCTCCTGTTCATGTAAAAGTCATTAGGCAATTAATATTCAATCAAGAATTGAAGCATTTGGGgggaaattataaattattcgTTTTACATCCCCTATAACAAAAAGAACCAAATGCAATACGTCATAACATACTGTATCAACTGCATCAAAAGTATTATCTTTACAAAGAACAATGTGGGTTTAACGAATTTTCAACAAATAAAGCCAACTCTATGAAGTTTATAGAACACGATAGAGATACAGCAGAAATAGCAATTCTGATTATTTTTGTTGTTCTATTATCACAAATGCAAAGAAATACCAACTTATCATTCATGATCATCATACTCAGAAAAGTTCTTGCAAGTTGACCAGTGTCAGGGTGCACGTTTTTGTTGAGAGATAAGTTGCGTCTCACTTATGAATATAATGGTATTTGCAAGGAAAATAGATACAACATACCTGAGCCATTGCAAATTCAGGTGAAGTGTAAGTCCATACGAAATTGTCATCAGCAAAATTATCACATGGCTCACCCATGGGATCATCCACTGGGGCTTTGGGATGACCCATTCGAAAGCGCACTGATTTGGCAGAATATATAGGTGAACCCCACTGAAAAAAAGCTGAACATAACAGCATATGTTACATCAAAAGCCCAAAGGTAAAAAGAAATCAGAAGAATGCATAAACTTTGTGAAATTTCAGAATAATAACCTTGAAAAGGTCGCACACTGATTTCAGTGATGACACAAATATCGGCAACTAGCTTATATGTAAGTGTCTCAGGCACTGCAGGATTACTTTGTCCTTTACTTGACCAGTATGAAGCTCTCCTTAAAACTCTGTCATGTGGTTCAAGAGTATTACGAATGCTTTCTTCTGGATAATTATCAGTGCTAGAAGCACTTAATGCACCAGCAATGCAATCCTCTCTGCGAGCAAATAATGTACAGCCTCGAGCTAAAAAAGCATAAACTCTGTGTTCCCTCTCCAGAGTTTCCCATTCTACAGATTTGCTGCATCCAACTTCTGAAGAATTTTTCACACAACAGTTTGGTTCAATAACGCGATCTACTCTATGCAACCAAGGAAACATTCTCAAGCACAGCTGCTTAAAAAGACCATTCGCAACCACTGAAAAACAGTTAAAACCCAATTAATACCTGTGACAAAATCAAAAGTTCAAAAATTCCTGAGGCTTACTCTATCTAAACCTCCAGCAGTCGCCaatatttcaatgaaaataagAATTGAGCAAGTATCCATTACTTCAAAACTTCAATCACAGCTTTTCTCATCAGCATGACAGAAAATTAAACACGTGACCTACAGTGATACTAATAACAGAAGAGCACAGAAAATTCTCATTGAATAAAAGATGAAGACAGTGGCATAAAAGGGAAGGATGATAGAAATCAGTTGGGGTTACCACACGATGCAAATATGACGAGAGCTCAACATCAAAATGATAAAATGTAAAATTAAAAGTTCCCAAAAGGTGTATTGTTTGAAATCATGCATCAGAAAAAAAGTGTTATCAATACCAAACTCTACCATTAAATATCACTATTTTCACTTAATTTTAAAAATGGACTACACACAAGGAAACGAAAGTTTGATGGCTAAAACATTAAACATGAAACTGAAAACCTGTTTATTAATCAAactacaaataaaaatgaaatagatgTTTTCCTAATTCATTAGAATCACACACACCCCACATTACACATAAAATCACATAAAATTCACTTATTACTATTGGCAAATTTGCCATTTAAAGAATTTATTTGCAACAGGGTTATGCAGGTATCTAATGGAATTTAATgagtgtgaaaggaataattactcACCAAACTCTCTCCAGGAACGTGAAACAGAACTAACACGAACAAGATCAGATGGATCCTCCAAACACATGAGAATCCTCATCAACATGTCGTAATCAAGCCAACTAAAGAAGTCTACCCGTGTCTCCATTTTAAGCAGCTAACAAATACCTGTCGTGttattaaaataagcaaattttGCTTCTGGGAAATAAGCCAACGGAAGAAAATAACTGAAAAAAGCAAACCTTGCCGTCATCTTGAACCTCAAAACCTATTTTTCAAATAGACCATAACATATCAAGAGCATAaataaataatatccaaaatttgAAACCAATTCCAGAACTGTGAAAAGTAAATGCTTGCACAAATACAGAGAATTTATAGATCCAAGTCCAAATCACAATTATCTAATGATATGTAAGATTAGTCCAGAACAGTAGCCAAATATtctaaaggaaataaatgaatgaaGAAGAGAAGCTCAAAATTTTGCAACAAGGAAGTGATCATCTTATTGTCACCGAACCCAATTGACAAAAATAATTTCACGTGCGCAAGAAAAAGGCATGATCATTGCTCAATGCATCAAACTAAAATAGCTGGAGTCAAATTAACAAATTAAACACATCAAGAACGAAATTAACTTCAAAATACCCAGAAAATATAAGGGCTTTATCACAACCCCACACTGAATTCAACAGTCGCAAATATTCAGAAAAATAATTTGTTACTTAAAAAAAAGGGACAAATTCAGACAATCGATAACGAATGTCACGACAGAAGGGAACCTAGAAaacgtttaaaaaaaaaaaaaaaaaagaggaaaagaagaaagagGGGTTTAGAGAGAAAAAGCAATGGAGAACGATAGAGCCGTAGCTAAGAAGAGAGTATCAAATCCCTACCTTTGTTGACGAACACAAGTATCAATACCCAAAATTCCAAAccctagagagagagagagagagagagagagagagtagttGATGGTAATTATTGATTGCAACAGAGAAAGATGGCGTACAAAGGAAAGGCAGAGAGCGAGGCAGGACAATGGTTCCCTAGCCTTATAGCCATATCTAATTCAACAAttcctttttttatttataatattaactaATAATTGTACTTTACTttctttaataataaataattatccaTAAATAATGTGATCAATCCAGCGGCGAGGAGCCCATTGCTTTCATAATAATATATTGTACATTAATTatgtttaaaaataattaaaatttagattaattaaaattaatattaaaaacaattttgtttatatatgattatttttaattttctatagttttaattaattaaatgttttagttaattttttataattattcattttagttaagtttggttaattattcatttatgaattttcaaatttactataaattaattttatatatttataattttcaaattcaatatGTATTATGTAGCAAGACACATGatagataaaataattttattacattttttaatgatttataataaaattttatgtgtaaatattatattaattaaattaataaattgcacattataataattttataaaattataataatattaaaaaaaatagccTAATtacactaattttttttaaatactaatggccttttttttataaatttactcAATATATTTGTCACGACCcgacctatgggccagaccgacactaggacctaggccagcctaaagcccccgagacccgtagtaagcctaactatttactAACCCAGCTCTAAAGCCCattgggcccaattttaagaaatcaaccagacagagtccggccataaaatggaccttctaacggggagtttttgactcacccgattggtaaacacaataaataatcaattgagGAGCTCAGCTCATCCTCCACATACTtatatcagcataaaaataaatgggagctcagctccctcatccagtccatcaacatgcatgtgataaaaattttataggtccaaaataacaatttatattacagacctaaatcaattaaatatttctaacacatgtggaaattttagaagtttataaaattacacaaacatgaataaacGACCTGTGATGGCgcagggagaaaagcaggttaacctcaaaaatatcctcctgtagcctggaaaaatattgaacaggagtgagcgttcgactcagagagtaaaatatcaatttaaaccataatctctataactatctaaaactaatgcaccctgtagagtgaaatgcaacaataGCAATAATTTCACGTCATaatatcaaaaaggtaatttgaagcactcgcacacccagtaatatcaatcataatatataggagctgatcccctatacatctctcttaaatccaacctgtgccagcaaagaactcagctcggacttctacttaataaccaaatcggggtctcagcgaagaactcaagctgtgtctaccccgaaggacctagtcccagcgaagatctcaagccgtgtctacccgtcctatccatagtccacaccacatcacacgcacgccaacgcgcgcatactgctccaaattaccacaacaacatccatggcacttcaacagttatgaatgcaacataaaacgtgcctagagtttaactacatagatacatacatataagtgatgcatgggcatgcttaaacatataataatatcgaaattacaattaaaattaatattttactcacagacttgacagcggtcactgtggCTGCTGGGTGGAGGAAGgaggctgtcccagctcacctgacaattttattaaaatcatttaataaatttgattcaatacaaacttaagaaaaagaccaattacatcCTAAGTTGTaccgaaaattcgacagagtctcccctatacctaggacctacccaacctgcaaaagggctcaaaacgcacttctatattcacaatccatatatccacaactcaatcacatcacacagcttctcctgggcccatccaaacagtcatccatcacaatatgtaaaatttcaatttagtctttataattgactctttttgcaaaaactacccaaatgaactttaaaaattctaaaattttgccccgcggtccttagcaatattactaggctaatgcaaaaagaatcataattttctgagctaccacaaatattttacggatttttaatctcatttaagcaatagaaaattacgaaaaagtaaagttctggtttacctatgccgattctgacttcggggatgcgcttgggacgtctgacaatggtggggtagccaaaacctcgatccaattcggagacttttccgtaatcgatctgtctggccgaaaattcacagactcggacaactgtcgaatttccgcgaattgaagatacctacacgaagctcacaacacgggggttagtacataaattttacggaattttctaagctcatttaatgctcggaaaaacactacgaaattCCGTGAGACCCACTGAAAAacagtgtcggaaaaatttgaaatttatatcgccgcgaagctctcgatgagtggagcgctctggtactctagattttttcgtggggttcacggtttgcgagaaatttagcccaaaaatcaaaatgggctaaaacctcccggacaaaaattgggcaaaccactcgatagatttcggtgttcttggtgtctatggaaagctctcgacgagtagatagaTTTAaacacaagacccgatccgattggtggccggatctgcCGAATTTCGGCCGGAAAGACGAAGCGGCGCGCTTGCACGTCGCGTAGCTGCAGGCGcctttttccggcgttccaggaggCGGCCGGCGATTGGAGGTGGCTGGGGAGGCGCGCCGGCGGGCTGAGGTGGTAGGAGAGGCAGCGGCACGGCAAGggaaggagggaggagagagaaaatgggagataaAGAGAGAAATGAGGAAATGCGAGCGGGAGCAAAAGAAAAGAAGCagaaggagccggtccgattcgatcggtctgattcggtccggtttgattcggccggttcgattcggaatacaaaattttaaatttttactctgccttgggaccgaaaacgaggtccaaaaatttcgaaaaaatttcagaaaactcagaaaaattcttagactccaaatatatttttagttttgtcacgtggtatttaaattaatttttaaaaatcatcaaagttttatatttttggaaaatcaaacccgatttcgaaaatccgaaaaatttcaaataattttctaaaatttaaataaaattaaaacatcaatatttgcccaaaaataataaatttaaaaattagggatgttacagtattatattatatttaaaatataatacatacatatatacataaataattattataaattcatTATTTTGATTAATATAAAATGTATCCATGAAATTTTcttataaataatgaaaattatgaCAAAAGTAttttaattcttataattttaaatatatattatcacACTCgcacatatttaattatttaataaattataagcaCAAATACAAAATATGTTTATTATGCGATACAAATATTTTAACACAACTTTTCTTAAAAATTTATGATACGGCACATAAAtaacatataaattatttattattgtttaaatataatatatacattatattttaaatataaaatatatattatttaattatttaaattatgtaatattaaattatttaaatataatttaaataaaggaAATATTTtgttaacaaaataaaaattaagaacataattatttttaaattgaaagTAAGATtaagggtattttggttatttaaacaataattaatgataaattagataaaatttggacagGTGAACCATTTTGCTAATGGAATTAGACATGATGGTGATGGATTGACTCGTTTCAAATTGAAAACAAATGTATAGATATATGTAGGGGTGAGCAGATATCTGTTCAAATCAAAAAATCGAATTAATTTGATTCAATTGattcgattttaaaattcaatcggttctgtttgtttttatattataaaaattttagttattttggttcggtttggttttgaagagaaaaaaaattgattaaaccgAATCGGatcgaatagtaattttatatattcatatgcaaccaaattgaaccgaatcgatttttgaattgatttatttttatggggaatttatgaattatatttaattatatatatataaattatttaatttcattgattaatagttattaggttcaaaccaaagtcaaaattagatgaaataacttgaaaatcaagtctaaattaaaaatcaataaaaaattaaaatcgatcggtttgaaccgaaccgaactgaaatagaaCGATTCagttcaatttgatttttcatccattttgattcagttcgatttttaaaatatgtaattcgattttcataatttaatttgattcgattcgattcggttcgatttaaatcAAATGTTCATCCCTAGATATATGATTTTAGGGTACCTTGTGAACTAACTTGTAATTTAAGCTTTGTTTGGCTGTAACGATTAGGGAACTTAGAAAGTACACTTCATGAAAAATAGATTATTTTGAACCCAATAAAGTCATATGTTTAGTTAAAAGATGTGTACATCGATAATTTAGTTAGTTTTCTTTCATCTCTAAAGATACAATGAATAGGAAACTATTAATTTTCAGTCTAATCATAATATTAACtcgattaattaaaaataaaaattttcaatttgattttcaattgtcgaattcaaataaaaaaatatttatatgatTAAAGTAAAAAATCGAAGAGAACAACAAAAATAGTGTTCATCTCACTCTTATTAGGCATTTGTTTACCATTGAGCAACaatgataaagaaaataaataaataaataatatacatGATGaatacaaaaaataaataatatacatGATGAATACAAAAATGGGTTGTTCTCACAACTTGAATGTTGTGCTCATCTCACTGCCTAAGTTACTGGGGTATATAAAAACAGCATCTAAAGAGAGTCCTCCTTTGGTGTGAGTGCAATCAATCTGGGTCAATGAAAATTTGATCTTGGTCATTTCGTTTGGATGCAATACAACAAAATCTCCTACATGGTAGTAAACCCAGTTCCCAGGATTGTCCAGAAAGCATTGAGATACAGCATGTTCACCATTCGAAGTTGTTAGCTCAAAACTTACAGGTTTTATATTCCAACCATGGACGTGCTCTGTATTACAAACCCTGCGACCCATTCTCCTTGTGGACTTGCCAAGCTGCAGTCTGAAAAATAGGCTATATGTTCCTGCTGGAAATTGAAACTCTAACTCTCCATCTACTTCAAGCCACCAAATATGCTGAAGATATGCAACTTTCTGGAATCTGAAATTTATACACAATGGGAGCAATGTATCAACCAAAAACTGTTCCTTGCTCATTTCAAGAGAATCTTATAGCTAATTCAATAGCCAAAGCTACAGCTCTTTATTAACTTGAACAGTTGCAATTTATAGAAACctattttacttaaaaaaaaaaaaaatttgacttcATTCATCAGATATTTCAGATACTCGATACGAGTTAGTATAGTATAatataattgaatttgaaaattgttcaaatttatgaaataataaatGCGTTGGGTTCGAATCATATTTGATATATTAAATACATATTATTTGAAACCATTCatagaaataattaaataaatataaaatatatatttataataatatttacaaatttttatatattataattaaaataaatagaatttaaaaattttacataattgttaaatttctaaaataagaattactaataaaaaattttatataaattattaattaaaatacataaaattaaatagtttgaatatttaaaataaatttttatcaaatttatgaTAAATTCGAATTAAAATATCATGATTTTTGTGAGTTTCTTATTTATTGACATTCCTGATttcatataaatttatatttaatacacACAAAAATTCACATGAATCAAAAGTCCATATATATTATTGGAAAAATTATTCAGTGGATGGAATGTAACGTGTCAAATACAACGAGCCTGATATTTTTTTTGGTATGGGAGAGCAGAGCACAAGAAAAGAAACAGCTAACAAGCACGCTGGAAGGAGACTCCCATCGAatcatgaagaagaagagaaagtaaaTCAGCTGGGGTATGATCCATCCAAGCGTGTTGTGTTTTGACAAGTGGCACGTTTTAAATTGTTTTCCATTATTGACATGACTGACCTAGCATTTCCCAATCTATCTAAGCTCCATTTGGCATTAAGAATTTGCTTATTAGAAAAGCATAATTTTAGATGTTATCAGAGTATTGAAATCCTAATTCTGATATTTGAACACGAAACAGAAAGAAAGCTTAAATTTCTATGAACTTGAACACTATTCTATATCCATGGATCTATCAATTCAATGTTAATACATGCAGAAGGTTGATCTCATCTCACCTTGATTCATCCGTGGAAATGTGGTTCCAGTATCTCCTGTCATCAATCCCAGTAATAGTTAAAGCTTTTGAAGAAATCGATAAACAAACTCCGGCAGTTTTCTTATCCAGCCATACTTCCTGAAAAATCTCTATTCTATCAGCAATGTTAAAGCATCCAACTGCATAATCAAAAACAGAAACAGAGAGAGGGAGATAACTAATATGTACTTTTGTGCCACCATCAA carries:
- the LOC110637024 gene encoding F-box protein At4g00755 isoform X1, with amino-acid sequence METRVDFFSWLDYDMLMRILMCLEDPSDLVRVSSVSRSWREFVVANGLFKQLCLRMFPWLHRVDRVIEPNCCVKNSSEVGCSKSVEWETLEREHRVYAFLARGCTLFARREDCIAGALSASSTDNYPEESIRNTLEPHDRVLRRASYWSSKGQSNPAVPETLTYKLVADICVITEISVRPFQAFFQWGSPIYSAKSVRFRMGHPKAPVDDPMGEPCDNFADDNFVWTYTSPEFAMAQENRLQKFELPEPVLCIGGILQVELLGRVQKQEMDGLFYICVSHVQVVGRPLSPPFSVEILEPSGKFVLKASSYTPPLLAENGSCPGPNAYFEGPARDLEQILHLLRGEGVVVEYDWNEEDELDDEMAL
- the LOC110637024 gene encoding F-box protein At4g00755 isoform X2; translation: METRVDFFSWLDYDMLMRILMCLEDPSDLVRVSSVSRSWREFEVGCSKSVEWETLEREHRVYAFLARGCTLFARREDCIAGALSASSTDNYPEESIRNTLEPHDRVLRRASYWSSKGQSNPAVPETLTYKLVADICVITEISVRPFQAFFQWGSPIYSAKSVRFRMGHPKAPVDDPMGEPCDNFADDNFVWTYTSPEFAMAQENRLQKFELPEPVLCIGGILQVELLGRVQKQEMDGLFYICVSHVQVVGRPLSPPFSVEILEPSGKFVLKASSYTPPLLAENGSCPGPNAYFEGPARDLEQILHLLRGEGVVVEYDWNEEDELDDEMAL
- the LOC110637025 gene encoding F-box protein PP2-A13; amino-acid sequence: MGANESHTSSHTHDEGPSTKPRLGDIPESCVALVLMHLDPLEICNLALLNRAFHAASSADFIWETKLPSNYRFILDRVFDDHKTMADLVKKDIFAKLCRPIPFDGGTKEVWLDKKTAGVCLSISSKALTITGIDDRRYWNHISTDESRFQKVAYLQHIWWLEVDGELEFQFPAGTYSLFFRLQLGKSTRRMGRRVCNTEHVHGWNIKPVSFELTTSNGEHAVSQCFLDNPGNWVYYHVGDFVVLHPNEMTKIKFSLTQIDCTHTKGGLSLDAVFIYPSNLGSEMSTTFKL